From the Paenibacillus sp. FSL H8-0548 genome, one window contains:
- a CDS encoding GGDEF domain-containing protein — MYRKILNAPEHLSSWNNKIRISYWMFSVMTFLAVLGALSVVAIYEPNRLELFVQKQVILRNVLVFATLLAAETVYRLKSRLQSYIIITLGSCFAAITLALSSPDVHGVHIVMILPILVAILYFDYWKIAFACINAITSYMLVILFVPVYRFQVDFYQKAVGFSFVIIVTLAALGIVNRGLRIIRDEKEALTNENKHRLEELAIQEASRVDALTGLDNHNAFQSRFRAVLADESVHSVYLAIVDIDNFKRVNDTYGHSVGNMVLRKIGKLLKECSEENISPSRYGGEEFTIIFSNVTNKQVSDCLEHLRAGAEQMSFPELEGRVVTISIGCHRLESGEDRDTLFRLADEALYLAKRSGKNRVSW, encoded by the coding sequence ATGTATCGCAAAATTCTCAATGCTCCTGAGCATCTATCCAGCTGGAACAATAAAATTAGAATCTCCTATTGGATGTTTAGTGTTATGACATTTTTGGCAGTATTAGGGGCTCTAAGCGTAGTTGCGATCTACGAGCCGAACAGACTCGAGCTGTTTGTTCAGAAACAGGTCATTCTAAGAAATGTTTTAGTTTTTGCCACACTGTTGGCCGCGGAAACAGTATATCGGCTAAAAAGCAGGCTGCAGAGCTATATCATTATCACATTAGGCTCCTGTTTCGCAGCGATTACGCTTGCTTTATCCTCTCCAGATGTTCACGGCGTACATATCGTTATGATATTACCTATTCTTGTTGCGATTTTATATTTTGATTATTGGAAGATAGCCTTCGCCTGTATAAATGCGATAACGAGCTATATGCTCGTCATATTATTTGTGCCGGTGTACCGTTTTCAAGTTGATTTTTATCAGAAGGCTGTCGGCTTCTCCTTCGTGATCATTGTTACACTGGCCGCTCTTGGCATTGTAAATCGGGGACTGAGAATAATAAGAGATGAGAAGGAAGCTCTAACAAATGAGAATAAGCACCGGCTAGAAGAGCTTGCGATTCAAGAAGCGAGCCGGGTCGATGCGCTAACAGGCTTAGACAATCACAATGCGTTTCAGAGTCGGTTTAGAGCGGTGCTTGCTGATGAGAGCGTTCATTCGGTTTACTTAGCCATCGTTGATATTGATAATTTCAAACGGGTAAATGATACGTATGGCCATTCAGTAGGCAACATGGTGCTGCGCAAAATAGGCAAGCTGCTCAAAGAATGCTCAGAGGAGAACATTTCACCCTCACGCTACGGTGGGGAGGAATTTACGATTATATTCAGTAATGTGACGAACAAGCAGGTTTCAGACTGTCTCGAGCATTTACGGGCAGGTGCAGAGCAAATGTCATTTCCTGAGCTGGAGGGACGAGTAGTCACCATTAGCATAGGCTGTCATAGACTTGAATCGGGTGAAGATCGAGATACATTATTTCGATTAGCAGATGAGGCACTATATTTGGCAAAGCGTAGTGGGAAAAATAGAGTTTCCTGGTGA
- a CDS encoding GGDEF domain-containing protein, which produces MTLARHNNSLSWNRWVLYFYWVLSAVVLVLTESIHLFGLYSKGWFAGPWFPAGYGSASFLMIFALLLAEALFRYLKLYFDFILIAMGLVYALIVMLTFGLEIQGLYIGLNLPVIVSLFYFSHSRLWFAAVLSLVSYFTLLAFVERLQNYVNVLDSIAVVGMITGTSLVGLFILKRGNELQQSLERAVHSEIEAFADAVATQNASKYDQLTGLYNHITYQEYLTALIQQHEAYHLPLQLAVIDIDNFKKINDNFGHHAGDIVLGEMGLLLTSSISTEDVAARYGGEEFVLLLTGKTLEQSHQLLEQIRQKLALTDFAAIEHQRVTISIGLMEYQSELGKDDLFKLADAFLYEAKRSGKNKVVSPLRGRQEDVSQNSQCS; this is translated from the coding sequence TTGACGCTTGCCCGTCATAATAATAGTCTGTCTTGGAATCGTTGGGTTCTTTACTTTTATTGGGTACTCTCTGCTGTCGTGCTGGTACTTACGGAAAGCATTCATTTATTTGGATTGTATAGTAAGGGATGGTTTGCAGGGCCATGGTTTCCTGCCGGTTATGGAAGCGCTAGCTTTCTCATGATATTTGCTTTGCTGCTCGCTGAAGCTTTATTTCGGTATTTGAAGCTGTATTTTGATTTTATATTAATTGCTATGGGCTTAGTGTATGCGCTTATTGTCATGCTTACCTTCGGCCTTGAAATTCAAGGGCTGTATATCGGACTGAATTTACCCGTCATCGTATCATTGTTTTATTTTAGCCATAGTCGCTTATGGTTTGCTGCTGTACTCTCGCTTGTCAGTTATTTTACACTGCTTGCCTTTGTAGAGAGACTTCAGAATTATGTGAATGTACTCGATTCGATAGCGGTGGTTGGCATGATTACAGGAACAAGCCTTGTCGGGCTTTTCATTTTAAAAAGAGGAAATGAGCTGCAGCAATCGCTTGAGCGTGCGGTCCACTCAGAGATTGAGGCATTCGCTGATGCTGTAGCTACTCAGAATGCATCAAAATATGATCAATTAACGGGTCTCTATAACCATATTACCTATCAGGAGTATTTAACGGCTTTGATTCAGCAGCACGAGGCCTATCATCTCCCATTGCAGCTGGCGGTCATCGATATCGATAATTTTAAAAAGATCAATGACAACTTTGGACATCATGCCGGCGATATTGTTTTAGGGGAGATGGGCTTGCTGCTCACTTCCTCAATATCCACGGAGGATGTTGCAGCAAGGTATGGAGGAGAAGAGTTTGTGCTGCTGTTAACGGGAAAGACGCTCGAGCAGAGTCATCAATTACTGGAGCAAATACGGCAAAAGCTCGCTTTAACCGATTTTGCTGCTATTGAGCATCAAAGGGTTACGATAAGCATTGGATTAATGGAGTATCAATCCGAACTCGGGAAGGATGACCTATTTAAGCTTGCAGATGCGTTTCTATATGAGGCCAAGCGCTCTGGTAAAAATAAGGTCGTATCGCCGCTCAGAGGGAGACAAGAAGATGTATCGCAAAATTCTCAATGCTCCTGA
- a CDS encoding acetylxylan esterase, with protein MPLVDMPLEKLKEYEGSSPRPADFDEYWDRALAEMRAVDPQVELVPSSFQVPYAECFDLYFTGVRGARIHAKYIRPKNVPEPHPAILQFHGYTGHSGNWQDKLGYAALGYSFFSLDCRGQGGYSEDTGGVKGTTQNGHIIRGLNDHPDQLLFRHIYLDTAQLAGIAMQMPEVDPECVMAMGGSQGGGLTIACAALEPRISKLAPVFPFLSDYKRVWQMDLAKDAYAELRTFFRNFDPQHKREDEIFDKLGYIDIQFLASRIRGEVLFGIGLMDTVCPPSTQFAVYNKITASKSMEIYPDFGHEDLPAFSDMTMQFFLKQ; from the coding sequence ATGCCATTAGTAGATATGCCTTTAGAGAAGTTAAAGGAATATGAAGGAAGCAGTCCTCGCCCCGCCGATTTTGACGAGTATTGGGACAGGGCACTTGCTGAAATGAGAGCGGTAGACCCTCAGGTCGAGCTAGTGCCGAGCAGTTTTCAGGTTCCTTATGCGGAGTGCTTCGATTTATATTTTACAGGTGTACGCGGCGCACGCATTCATGCGAAATATATTAGGCCGAAAAACGTGCCAGAGCCGCATCCAGCGATTCTGCAATTCCACGGCTACACCGGACATTCTGGTAACTGGCAGGACAAGCTCGGTTATGCGGCGCTTGGCTACTCGTTCTTTTCACTCGATTGCCGTGGACAGGGCGGCTACTCGGAGGACACTGGCGGAGTCAAGGGGACGACACAAAACGGCCATATTATTCGCGGTCTGAACGATCATCCAGATCAGCTGTTGTTCCGCCATATCTATTTAGATACCGCACAGCTTGCAGGTATAGCGATGCAAATGCCAGAGGTAGATCCCGAGTGCGTTATGGCCATGGGTGGCTCGCAAGGCGGAGGGTTAACGATTGCTTGCGCAGCGCTTGAGCCGCGGATCAGCAAGCTCGCGCCAGTCTTCCCATTTCTAAGCGACTATAAGCGTGTATGGCAAATGGATTTGGCTAAGGATGCCTATGCGGAGCTGCGCACCTTTTTCCGCAACTTCGACCCGCAGCATAAGCGAGAGGATGAGATTTTTGATAAGCTTGGCTATATCGACATTCAGTTTTTAGCCTCGCGTATTCGTGGAGAGGTTTTATTCGGTATAGGGCTAATGGATACGGTTTGCCCACCATCCACGCAATTCGCTGTTTATAATAAAATAACTGCATCGAAGAGTATGGAAATTTACCCGGACTTTGGGCATGAGGATCTTCCTGCTTTTTCAGATATGACCATGCAGTTTTTTTTGAAACAGTAA
- a CDS encoding LLM class flavin-dependent oxidoreductase translates to MKFALFSLVMNIPNAVTGEVLTAQQKFQNILKQAILAEELGFDAYGIGERHGAPFLSSSPPVLLTAIAARTSRIRLLTTVTVLSVLDPVRAAEDYATLDHLSEGRLELIIGKGNDPRHYPLFGITEEEQWESLSERYLLLKRLWSEEDVTWEGRYRPSLHQVTTQPRPYQSAIPIWHGSASSKLSTELAAKHGEPIFSSNSFHPQAKYKELIDHYRERLAFYGHDPRQAVVGAGAGSLYLANTSEEAIKRYRPYYDAFQATSAAQHNNSPFKDLEDTIKNGPSLVGSADAVIEKILDYHSAFGNQVLSISVDGLTEAEQREQVQRFTSEVVPVLRREIPNSVWDNSRNSN, encoded by the coding sequence ATGAAGTTTGCTTTATTTAGTTTGGTGATGAATATACCTAACGCCGTGACAGGAGAAGTGTTAACAGCACAGCAAAAATTTCAGAATATACTAAAGCAGGCGATACTAGCGGAAGAGCTTGGATTCGATGCCTATGGAATTGGTGAGCGGCATGGCGCTCCATTTCTTTCTTCCTCGCCGCCGGTGCTTTTGACAGCCATTGCTGCTAGAACCTCACGTATTCGTTTATTAACAACAGTGACGGTATTAAGTGTGCTTGATCCGGTACGAGCAGCAGAGGACTATGCAACACTGGATCATTTGTCTGAAGGCAGGCTGGAGCTCATTATTGGTAAGGGGAACGATCCGCGGCATTATCCATTGTTCGGTATAACTGAGGAGGAGCAGTGGGAGTCGCTTTCGGAGCGGTATTTACTGCTTAAGCGATTATGGAGTGAAGAGGATGTCACCTGGGAAGGACGCTACCGTCCGTCGCTTCATCAAGTAACGACGCAGCCAAGACCCTATCAGTCCGCCATCCCTATTTGGCATGGCAGCGCATCGAGCAAGCTCTCAACTGAGCTCGCGGCAAAGCATGGCGAGCCGATCTTCTCCTCCAACAGCTTTCATCCGCAGGCCAAGTATAAGGAGCTTATTGATCACTACCGCGAGCGGCTTGCCTTTTATGGTCATGATCCGAGGCAAGCCGTTGTAGGAGCGGGAGCCGGGAGCTTATATTTGGCTAATACCTCCGAAGAAGCGATTAAACGCTATCGTCCTTATTATGATGCGTTTCAGGCAACGAGCGCAGCACAGCATAATAATTCTCCCTTTAAAGATCTTGAGGATACGATTAAGAATGGGCCCTCGCTGGTTGGCAGCGCAGACGCTGTTATAGAGAAAATATTAGACTACCATAGCGCATTCGGAAATCAGGTGCTTAGTATTAGTGTAGACGGATTAACCGAGGCAGAGCAGCGGGAGCAGGTCCAGCGTTTTACTTCAGAGGTTGTCCCCGTGCTGCGCAGAGAAATTCCAAATTCGGTCTGGGATAATTCAAGGAACTCAAATTAA